Proteins found in one Anabas testudineus chromosome 1, fAnaTes1.2, whole genome shotgun sequence genomic segment:
- the bbip1 gene encoding BBSome-interacting protein 1 translates to MPEVKSIFREVLPKQGQLSMEDVPTMVLCKPKLLPLKSVTLEKLEKMQMEAQEAVKQQELTSKDQS, encoded by the exons ATGCCAGAAGTCAAGTCAATATTCAGAGAAGTTCTGCCTAAACAAG GGCAGCTTTCCATGGAAGATGTACCTACCATGGTTCTGTGTAAGCCAAAGTTGCTCCCACTCAAATCAGTCACCCTAGAGAAACTGGAGAAGATGCAGATGGAGGCTCAAGAGGCTGTCAAACAACAGGAACTGACATCGAAGGACCAGTCATAG
- the pdcd4b gene encoding LOW QUALITY PROTEIN: programmed cell death protein 4b (The sequence of the model RefSeq protein was modified relative to this genomic sequence to represent the inferred CDS: deleted 1 base in 1 codon), which translates to MATDCEAWLNANPVEAEDLSDSFVSGEEDNGRSAVTNKNINEINGNWLTSSSNSIHEARLKAKAKRRLRKNSSRDSGRGDSLSDNGDVVRGTPGAPTSPKSKLLDRKSRLGKGRGLPKKGGAGGKGVWGRSGEVYEPEEVDEKDPNYDEAQENCVYETVVPPLDERDFEKTVTPIVQEYFEHGDTNEVAELLAELNLGPMRCEVPSLAVSLALEAKASHRELTSRLLSDLCGPVLSRSDMENSFDKLLRELPDLVLDTPGAPQLVGQFIARAVSDQILSKNYIEGYKGKVDCEYARAALDRAAVLLKMSMGGLRIDNHWGSGGGQRPVTQLIKEMNLLLKEYILSGDNKEAERCLRDLEVPHFHHEFVYEATVMVLESKGEKTFKMVLQLLKSLSVSSIITVDQMRRGYERVYMDIAEINIDVPRAYFILEQFVDKSFSMGIIDVKLRDRCPCRGRKRFVSEGDGGVVKLESY; encoded by the exons atggcaacTGACTGCGAGGCTTGGCTGAACGCAAACCCCGTCG AGGCCGAGGACCTGAGCGACTCTTTTGTGTCGGGAGAGGAAGACAACGGAAGATCGGCAGTCaccaataaaaacatcaatgaGATCAATGGCAACTGGTTGACCTCCTCTAGCAACAGCATCCATGAGGCACGTCTCAAGGCCAAGGCCAAGCGGAGACTGAGAAAGAACTCCTCCAGGGACTCTGGCAGGGGGGACTCCCTCAGTGATAACGGGGATGTGGTCAGGGGAACCCCAGGAGCACCCACCAGCCCCAAAAGCAAGCTGCTGGACAGAAAGTCACGACTGGGCAAGGGCAGGGGGCTGCCAAAGAAAG GTGGGGCTGGAGGCAAAGGTGTGTGGGGGCGGTCGGGTGAAGTGTATGAGCCGGAGGAGGTAGATGAGAAGGACCCAAATTATGATGAAGCTCAG GAAAACTGTGTTTATGAGACTGTGGTTCCTCCACTGGATGAAAGAGACTTTGAGAAGACGGTCACCCCTATAGTGCAAGAGTACTTTGAACATGGTGACACAAATGAAGTAGCA GAGCTTCTTGCAGAGCTGAATCTGGGGCCCATGCGGTGTGAGGTCCCCTCGTTGGCTGTGTCGCTGGCCCTGGAGGCCAAAGCTAGTCACCGGGAGCTCACCTCCAGGCTGCTGTCCGACCTGTGTGGACCTGTTCTGTCTCGCAGTGACATGGAAAACTCATTCGACAAATTGCTCCGAGAGCTGCCGGACCTGGTCCTGGACACACCCGGAGCTCCGCAG TTGGTGGGCCAGTTCATTGCACGTGCTGTTAGTGACCAAATATTGTCCAAGAACTACATTGAGGGCTACAAAGGCAAAGTTGACTGTGAATACGCAAG GGCAGCACTAGACAGAGCGGCGGTGCTTCTGAAGATGAGCATGGGTGGCCTTCGCATAGATAACCACTGGGGGTCAGGTGGGGGCCAGAGACCTGTCACACAACTTATCAAAGAG ATGAACCTGCTGCTGAAGGAATACATCCTCTCTGGAGACAATAAGGAGGCTGAGAGATGCTTACGAGACCTAGAGGTTCCTCAT TTCCATCACGAGTTTGTTTATGAG GCAACAGTGATGGTCTTGGAGTCCAAAGgagagaaaacattcaaaatggTTCTGCAGCTACTCAAGTCGCTCTCTGTGTCGTCTATTATCACTGTGGATCAAATGAGAAGG GGATATGAAAGAGTTTATATGGACATAGCTGAAATTAACATTGATGTCCCTCGTGCATACTTCATCCTGGAGCAATTTGTCGATAAGAGCTTTAGTATGGGAATTATTGATGTTAAGTTAAGAGATCGCTGTCCCTGTCG GGGCCGGAAGAGATTTGTCAGCGAGGGAGATGGTGGTGTTGTCAAACTTGAAAGCTACTGA
- the rbm20 gene encoding RNA-binding protein 20, with protein sequence MLGKGQSGGYPAEATGDGVSISAVSVDTTDKKGLQVSGQLAGSAQVVPQQQNQQLLLTPANIHLAQLQAQLALHRLKLAQGGSTATAATVLNQVLSNVAMSHPLFNQLQTSSIVGNPQAAFPTAVLGFPSSNSTLGTLVGGGFNQNPGNVRLNHPVAGGTVGLQDAEYSKKSASTYPCDTDRRLQYKVVGGSAAATANDEQYKVMNTQTKNGVGFQRDFYGQDMHGQQLGFSVSEQNMNVYNTTAHKDQWKGPVNLTRTGKVDMVSNAAPMWAASGQPIQTRMELYNPEEPTPDSKFNPSSGVSSFGLSGTQGFVGCQPPHGCEETISSGTRKLQPYQVNDYHAVTPTQLPHQCSICDKKVYNLKDWDQHVKGKLHLQNRTLYANESFAVVSAGAGHYTVGRPADGSLNPGGMNSMVFSADSQDVSSGSNTSYLPAAAMKTYPTSDTGFASQQSESKAFTPRKGTVGRVVHICNLPEGSCTENDVINLGLPFGKVTNYILMRSTHQAFLEMAYVEAAQAMVQYYQLTPAMINNQKLLIRMSKRYKELQLKKPGKDVQSIIEDITSQRERDEMQELERYMPERARSRSPLSRSLSPHSHSPSFTSCSSAHSPQRAPCRGQERGNNGLAPCRNSWDWSPHLRRSEDERERDDPWRNGGSVDDDRPNGRVADRRKAYQKPLDHIGSRSADERGGGEGMRGNRDWHLRGSPQGMSFSSYRNVDDDFYMKEQMYKSDKLPRPPYQRHDAKPKRRDGGDYHGRLRHSEFEMTEETPRRTPEEKRQTSPGRGRSEKASRRHTIAEKQEKEKSSENTDHHSKDKSGSPQRSNNPKEATECSKDRNTEKVLESGDDDDEECWYPKNMEELVTVDEVGGEDDSIIEPDLPELEEYASCSKESAGEERAEEQTQPPTLSLEMHETVTKTSNQEESREDAGDQTETSTTEKAANNLTATSTVEQKLNPVAPGLPITNLSDFTNEEVKAAVEETCLGDKATNSGPSEDSVENHISVLEDSKTQAMDIMETFTNGTHHKDGILKKELDTTSPSCEQDKAVSEHSIPLGVEFIVPQTGFYCKLCGLFYTSEETAKTSHCRSTVHYRNLQKYLSQLAEESLSGALAGSSMTTA encoded by the exons catcagtGCAGTGTCAGTGGACACCACTGATAAGAAGGGCCTTCAGGTGAGTGGCCAGTTGGCAGGCAGTGCACAGGTGGTGCCtcagcagcagaaccagcagcTCCTATTGACACCAGCCAACATCCATCTCGCTCAGCTTCAAGCCCAGCTTGCTCTTCATCGTCTCAAACTGGCTCAGGGGGGCAGTACGGCCACCGCAGCCACGGTTCTCAATCAGGTACTTTCCAATGTTGCCATGTCCCATCCTCTGTTCAATCAGCTACAGACTTCCAGTATTGTTGGAAATCCGCAGGCTGCCTTCCCCACAGCTGTGCTAGGTTTTCCCTCTTCAAATTCAACTTTGGGGACCTTGGTAGGTGGGGGATTCAACCAGAATCCAGGAAATGTGAGACTGAACCATCCTGTCGCAGGGGGTACCGTGGGCCTACAAGATGCAGAGTATAGTAAAAAGTCTGCGTCAACATACCCTTGTGATACAGACCGACGTCTCCAGTACAAGGTAGTTGGAGGATCAGCAGCAGCCACTGCTAATGATGAACAGTACAAAGTAATGAACACTCAGACAAAAAATGGTGTTGGTTTTCAGAGAGATTTCTATGGACAGGATATGCATGGACAACAACTTGGATTTAGTGTCAGTGAGCAGAACATGAATGTTTATAATACCACTGCCCATAAGGATCAATGGAAAGGCCCTGTTAACTTGACTCGCACTGGAAAGGTGGACATGGTTTCTAATGCTGCACCTATGTGGGCAGCATCTGGGCAGCCAATTCAGACCAGAATGGAGCTATATAACCCAGAAGAGCCAACCCCTGACTCCAAGTTCAATCCTAGTAGTGGTGTGTCCTCTTTTGGTTTAAGTGGCACGCAAGGATTTGTGGGCTGCCAGCCCCCACATGGGTGTGAGGAAACTATATCTTCAGGAACCAGGAAACTTCAGCCTTATCAAGTAAATGATTACCATGCAGTCACGCCTACTCAACTGCCGCACCAGTGTAGCATCTGTGACAAGAAGGTCTACAACCTCAAG gACTGGGATCAGCATGTAAAGGGAAAACTACACCTGCAGAATCGAACACTGTATGCAAATGAAAG CTTTGCTGTGGTGTCAGCGGGAGCCGGTCACTATACTGTTGGCAGGCCTGCTGATGGAAGTCTGAACCCTGGAGGGATGAACTCCATGGTTTTCTCTGCTGACAGTCAAG ATGTATCCTCGGGATCCAATACATCATACTTGCCAGCTGCAGCCATGAAGACTTATCCCACGTCAGACACAGGATTTGCCTCGCAACAGTCAGAGTCAAAG GCATTTACACCGAGAAAGGGAACCGTAGGACGAGTTGTTCACATCTGCAACCTCCCTGAAGGCAGCTGTACGGAGAATGATGTCATCAACCTGGGATTACCCTTTGGCAAAGTCACCAACTACATCCTCATGCGCTCTACCCATCAG GCATTTCTGGAGATGGCCTATGTTGAAGCAGCTCAGGCCATGGTTCAGTATTATCAACTTACTCCAGCTATGATTAACAATCAAAAACTTCTCATACGAATGTCGAAGAGGTACAAGGAGCTTCAACTGAAG AAACCAGGTAAAGATGTTCAATCAATTATCGAGGATATCACCTCTCAACGGGAAAGAGATGAGATGCAAGAACTTGAACG CTACATGCCAGAAAGAGCACGCTCTCGCAGCCCTCTCAGCCGCTCTCTTAGTCCTCATTCCCACAGCCCCAGTTTTACGTCATGCAGTTCAGCCCACAGTCCACAGAGAGCACCATGCAGGGGTCAGGAGAGAGGCAACAATGGCTTGGCCCCCTGCAGAAACTCTTGGGACTGGTCACCACACTTAAGAAGGAGTGAGGATGAAAGGGAGAGGGATGACCCGTGGAGGAATGGGGGGAGTGTGGATGACGATCGGCCAAATGGGCGGGTGGCTGACCGTCGTAAGGCCTACCAGAAACCCTTGGATCATATCGGCTCAAGATCTGCAGATGAacgaggaggaggtgaagggaTGAGGGGCAACAGAGACTGGCACCTACGAGGCAGCCCTCAAGGCATGTCCTTCAGCTCTTACAGGAACGTGGATGATGACTTCTACATGAAGgaacaaatgtacaaatcagACAAGCTGCCCAGACCTCCATACCAAAGACATGATGCAAAGCCAAAGAGGAGGGATGGTGGCGACTACCACGGTAGATTGAGACATTCTGAGTTTGAGATGACTGAGGAGACACCTCGGAGAACACCAGAGGAAAAGAGGCAGACTTCACCAGGCAGGGGCAGGAGTGAAAAAGCAAGCAGGAGGCACACCATAgcagagaaacaagagaaagaaaaatcttCTGAAAACACT GATCACCACTCGAAAGACAAATCTGGTTCACCCCAAAGAAGCAATAATCCAAAGGAGGCTACTGAATGTAGTAAAGATAGAAACACT gagAAAGTGTTGGAAAGTGGAGATGACGATGATGAAGAGTGTTGGTATCCGAAGAACATGGAGGAACTGGTCACAGTAGATGAAGTTGGAGGAGAAGATGATTCTATTATTGAACCAGATCTTCCTGAGCTGGAAGAGTATGCATCTTGCTCCAAGGAGTCTGCAGGGGAAGAAAGAGCAGAGGAGCAAACACAACCACCTACCTTATCCTTAGAGATGCACGAGACAGTTACCAAGACATCTAACCAGGAAGAGTCCCGCGAGGATGCTGGAGACCAGACAGAAACATCTACAACTGAGAAAGCAGCAAACAATTTAACTGCAACCAGTACTGTCGAACAGAAACTCAATCCAGTGGCTCCCGGGCTACCGATTACTAATCTTAGTGACTTCACCAATGAAGAGGTCAAAGCTGCAGTGGAGGAGACATGTTTAGGGGATAAAGCAACAAACAGTGGGCCTTCAGAAGACTCAGTGGAAAATCACATTAGTGTATTAGAGGACAGCAAGACCCAGGCAATGGACATCATGGAAACATTTACTAATGGGACACACCACAAGGATGGCATTCTTAAAAAAG AGCTTGACACAACTTCACCATCTTGTGAGCAAGACAAAGCCGTCAGTGAGCACAGCATCCCACTGG GAGTTGAGTTTATCGTGCCACAGACGGGATTCTACTGTAAACTGTGCGGACTGTTTTATACCAGTGAGGAAACTGCAAAGACTTCACACTGCCGCAGCACTGTGCACTACAGGAACCTACAG AAATATCTGTCTCAGCTGGCAGAGGAAAGTCTGTCAGGTGCACTGGCTGGATCTTCAATGACAACAGCTTGA